The stretch of DNA CTTTTGTGATAATTCTAATACCTTTTTTGCTAAATTTAATTCATAAATATTTAATATCCTAGAAAGTTCTTCTACCCTATGCCTATAATGATCTTTTGTCTTAAAGTCCATGTTTTCATAGGTTCCAGCAGGATCTTCTCTTAAAATTTCTTCTACTTTTGAAGTATTATTAAAATAATTTTTCCAATCTACTGCATCTATAAGTCTTAAAGAACTTATTATACTTCCAATTGATGTTTCTATAACTCCTTCTTTGACTATATTTTTTTGTAAACTATTATCTTTACTACTGTCTACTCTCTCTTTAATAAACTTAAATATTCTTTCATCTTCTATGGAATTATCTCTTAATACCCTAAAGAAATTTTCTATAAATTCTGATGAAAATAAACCATCATGTAGCTTTTCGGAATCACCCATATATTCTTCAACAACTTGATTTTTTTCTGATACATTACTTAAAGGATATTCCTTCTCCAACTTTAATAATAGAGAATCTAGCTTACCATGATTATATGAATCTACTACTGTATTTGCTAAAGCTCTAGCTCCCGATCTTTGTTTTTGTAGAATAATCATATCGTTAGTTATCTTTGCAAGATTTATTATTAACGATATTCTAATCATTAATGGAAATGCCCATAGTTCTCCCATAGTGAAATCTATATCTTGTTTGTTTATAAACTTTATAATTTCTTCTTCTTTGATTATTCCTTGGTTTATCTTTACATATTCTTTAGCTAAATCGTAAATTCTAGGACATCCTGCCCCATTTTTATTTTCAGAAGGCAAGTTATCAAAATAACTTGATGGAAGATTAAACTTTATGGCTTTGTATTCTTTTTCTATTAGGTAAATATTGTCTAATAACCATTCACCTGAACCTATAATCTCCTCCCCCTGCTTAAACTGCTTATTTAGGTATTTATGGTTATGTACTATTCCCTTAAAAGCTTGATTTAACTCTGCTATAACAGCTTTTCTACAGCTTAATGAATCTTTATCTCTCATAAATACACATCTCCTTACTTATACTCATAATACGGTTATTATTCCCAACTATCCATATATTACTCATATATATAAGTATTTTTTCAAACAAAAAAGCCCATAGAAGAATAATTGATTTTATTCTCCTACAGACTTTTTAACTTATCCTATAAATTAAAGAATTCTGTAAATGCTTTAACTGTATAGTAATTATCTTTAACACTTGCAAGTTCTCTTATTGAGTGCATTGAAAGTACTGGTGAACCCATATCTATAACTGGAATTGTTAATCCTGCTGCTGTTACAGGTCCTATTGTTGTTCCACCTCTTACATCTGATCTGTTTACAAACTTTTGATATGGAACATTTGCTGCTTTACATACACCTTCAAATACTGCTCCACTAAAACTATCTGTGCTATAGCTTCCTGCAGCTGCTATCTTTAATACTGGACCACCTTCTAATACTGGTCTATTAGTTGGGTCATGCTTTTCTCCTGAATTTGGATGTACTGCATGAGCTAAATCAGCTGATATCATAATTGAATTTGATAAAGTTCTATGGAAATCTTCTCTATCATGTCCTAATGCTAATGCAATTCTTTCTAATATATTTATTAATAATATTGAACTTGCACCTTGAGCTGTTAAGTTTCCTATTTCTTCATTGTCTATGCAAACCATAACTTTAGTAGCAGCATTTACTTTACTATCTACTAAAGCTTTCACTCCTGCATAAACCATCCACATATCATCAAGTCTTCCTGTTGATATAAGTTCTTCATTCATTCCCATTAAACAACCTTTTTCAACTTCATATAGTCCTAAATCAAAGCTCATTATATCTTCAACATTAATCTTTAGCTCTTCTGCTAATATTTTAATTAGATAGTTGTCCTTTTCAAACTTTTCATTTATTAAACCTAATAAAGGAAGAGTATCTTTTTGTCTATTTACATCAAATCCTTCATTAACAGTTCTATTCATGTGAATTGCTAAGCTTGGAATTATAAGTAATGGCTTAGCTATATTAACTAATTTAGTTACAGGTTTAAGTGGATTTTCACCCTTTACTATTACTTTACCTGCAACCCCTAAAGGTCTATCAAACCAAGTATATAATATTGGTCCTCCATATACTTCTGTATTTAATTTTAAGTATTTACCTTCAACAGTCATTTCTGGATTTGGTTTAATTCTAAAGCCTGGTGCATCAGTATGAGCACCTATAAGTCTAAATCCATTATTAGCTAAATCATCATTACCTACAACAAAAGCTATAACAGCTGAATCATTTTTTCTTACATAGTACTTACCTTCTTTTTGTAAGTTCCATTTATCACTCTCTTTAATTTCTTTAAAACCATTTGAATCTAACACATTTTTTACAGTAAGTACACTATGAAATGCTGATGGACTTTCATATAAAAAATCTATTAAATCTAAAGCTAATTGTCTCTCCATTTTTAACGTCCTTTCTTAATTAATAAAAATTTCATCTTTTATTATACCATATAATAAAAACCACTCCTAATTCAGGTAAAATATTTTCAAAATTTTTCTAGACAAATTTAATTATCTCAGTTAGTCTTTGTATATAAACTTATATTTAAGAAAAAATATTTATATAGATTGGAAGTGATTTAATGATTTCAAATTTTTTAGTAAAAACCTTTGTAAAAGATAATGAAAATACTAAAAATCAAAAGGTTAGAAATGCTTACGGTACTCTTGGTGGAATAATTGGTATTATAATTAATTCTTTATTATTTTTAATTAAATTTTCAGTAGGTATGCTTGTTGGATCAATTGCAGTTTCCGCTGATGCTTTTAACAACTTATCTGACGCAGCCTCTTCTATTATTACTATAATAGGTTTTAAAATGGCAAATAAGCCAGCTGATGCAGAGCATCCTTTTGGACACGGTAGAATTGAATATTTATCTGCATTAATAGTAGCTTTTATGGTTATGCTTGTTGGTGTTCAGTTTATAAGATCTTCCTTTGAAAGGATTTTAAATCCTCAAGCTATAAACTTTGAACTCGTTCCATTTATACTACTTTTAATTTCTATAGGATTTAAAATTTGGCTATCAAGTTTTAATAAATTTCTTGGAAATAAGATTAATTCTTCAGCATTAAAAGCAGCTGCTACTGATGCTCTTGGAGATGTTTTTACTTCAAGTACCGTTGCTATTTCTTTTTTCATTGCTAAGTTTACAGATTTTCCTATAGATGGTTATATTGGAATCTTAGTTGCACTTGCAATACTTTATGCTGGATTTAGTCTTGTTCGTGAGACTCTTAATCCTCTACTTGGTGAAGCACCTGATGCTGAGCTTGTAAATAGTATTTGTGAAATGGTCTTATCTTATGAAAATATTACAGGAGTTCACGATTTAATAGTTCATAACTATGGACCTGGAAGAGTTATCGCCTCTATCCATGCAGAAATTCCGTCTGATATAGATATTATGGAAATTCATAATGTAATAGATAAAGCTGAAAGACAAATTTCTAAAGAATTAGATTTACACTTAGTTATCCATATGGATCCTATTTGTGTAGTTACAGATGAAATTCAAGAAGCTTGGGATTGTGTTGCAAAAACTCTTAGAAAATATCCTGCAATAAAATCTATGCATGACTTTAGAGTTGTTGGAGAAGGAGAAATTAAAAATCTTATTTTTGATATAGTTCTTAGTCCTTCCGAAAAACTAAGTCAAACTAAATTGGATATTATGGTTGAAGAAATTAAAAAGAGTATAAGAGAAGAACATCCTCAATATAACTGTGTTATAACAGTAGATTATGATTTTGTTTAAAAACATCTAAATTTAAAAGATACCCTTACTAATAAATTTATTAGTAAGGGCTTTTTATTTTATTGACAAATTATACACATTATATATAATGAATATATACAATATAATATTATATTTTACAGGAGTGATAGGATTTGAATATTATTATTAGTAATTCAACTGGCCAACCTATCTATGAACAAATTTGTTTACAGATAAAAAGTATGATTATTTCTGGTGAACTAAAAGAAGGCGATGCTTTGCCATCTATGAGATTACTTGCAAAAGAATTAAGAATAAGCGTTATTACTACAAAACGTGCTTATGAGGAACTAGAACGTGATGGGTTTATTGTATCTATTACAGGTAAAGGAAGTTTTGTAGCTACTAAGAATATAGATTTAGTTAAAGAAGAACATCTTAAAAATATAGAAAACCTTATGCAAGATATTTCTGAATCTGCAATTACATGTGGAATAAGCCTTAATGAACTCATAGAAATGTTAACGCTTATTTATAAGGGGGAATAAAAGTTGACTAATATTTTAGAAATTAAAAACTTAAGCAAAAACTATACTGACTTTTCTCTTAAAAATTTAAATTTAAATGTACCTACTGGGTGCATTACAGGATTTATAGGTGAAAATGGTGCTGGTAAAAGTACAACTATTAAACTTATTTTAGATATTATCCATAGAGATAATGGTGAAATCAAAATATTGGGTACGGATAATAAATCTCTAAGCAACAATTTAAAAGAAGAAATCGGCGTTGTTTTAGATGAAAGCTGTTTTCCTGAAAATCTTAATCTCACAGATATAGATAAAATCATGAAAAGAACATATAAATCTTGGGATAAAGATGTTTTTGAAAAGTACTCTTCTAAATTTTCTTTACCTAAAAATAAATCTATTAAAGATTATTCAAAGGGTATGAAAATGAAGTTATCAATTGCTGTCGCATTATCTCATAATCCTAAATTATTAATTTTAGATGAAGCTACTAGTGGACTTGATCCTATAGTTAGAGATGAAATTCTAGATGTGTTTTTAGACTTTATTCAAGACGAAAACCATTCTATATTTATTTCATCGCATATAATAAGTGACCTTGAAAAGATATGTGATTATATAGCTTTTATACACAAAGGACAATTAATATTTAATGAATCTAAAGATGAACTATTAGATAAATATGGACTACTAAAATGTAGCACTAAAGAATTTGATTCTATAAATAAAGATTTTGTAATTGGTTATCGTAAAAATACCTTTGGAATCGAGGCTTTAGTAGTAAAAAATAAAGTTCCTAAAGGATTTATTATAGATAATCCATCTATTGAAGATATAATGCTTTATCACGTAAAGGAGACTGTAAAATGAGTGGCTTAATATTAAAAGATTTACTTAATTTGAAAAAACAATCAAAGGTTTATATAGCATTTATAATATTCTATGGCTTTCTAGCTTTTACAAGTAAGGATACTTCATTTTTAAATGGAGTAATTTGCATATTTTGTGCCATGCTTCCTATTACAGCATTGGCTTATGATGAAAGATCTAATTGGGATAGATATGCACTTTCTATGCCAATAAATCGTAAAGATATTATTATTAGCAAATACCTACTTGGAATACTATGTTCCTTTTTAGGATTTATAATTTGCTTTTTATTTAATATTTTTTCAAATTCATTATCTAAAGAAACTTTAGCTCTATCTTTACTATTCTTTGGTATTTCAATAATACTTATATCTATACTTCTACCTATTCTATTTAAATTTGGAGTTGAAAAAGGTAGATTAATTATGATGATTGTACTTTTTAGTCCAACTATTATAATTGTAGCTATATCCAAACTTAATTTATCTAAACCAAGTGAAGAAACAATAAATACAATAATACACTTTGCACCATTTATAGCTCCTATTATAGTTTTAGTTGTTCTTATATTATCAATTTTTATATCCTTAAATATATATAAAAATAAAGATTTATAGATAAAAAATAGCTGTATCAAAATATTTTGATACAGCTTTCTTTAAGTTATAAAATCATATCTCCCCTTTGAAAATGTAAAATAAGTGTTATTTAATAATTAAAATACCCATGTGAATGCTAATGCTCCAACAAGTCCCCCAACTATTGGAGCTACAACAGGAATCCATGCATACTTCCAATCTGAATCTCTCTTTCCTGGTACTGGTAAGATAGCATGTGCAATTCTTGGTGCTAAGTCTCTAGCTGGGTTCATAGCATATCCTGTAGTTCCCCCTGAGCTTAAGCCTAATGCCCAAATTAATAAACCTACTGCAATAGTGTTTAATCCATTTGCCATGTCAACTTGTCCTAACCCTAAAATACCAAATACTAAAAGTGCAGTTGCAATAAATTCACTAATAAAATTAAATTTACCATTTCTTATTGCAGGTCCTGTACAGAATACTCCTAGCTTTCCATCCTTATCATCTGTTTCTTCAAAATGATTATAATATTGAATAAATACTAATATTGCTCCAATGAATCCACCAAGCATTTGAGCTAATACATACATTGGTACTTCACTCCATGCGAACTTACCAATAGCTGCTAATGCAATTGTTAATGCGGGGTTGAAATGAGCTCCACTTGTAGCTCCAAAAATAAGTGCTGGTATAGCAACTGCAAAAGCCCATCCTGTTGTTATTACTATCCATCCACTGCCACAACCTTTTGTCTTTTTTAAAACAACATTAGCTACAACAGCATCTCCTAAGTAAACAAGAATCATCGTTCCAATTAATTCAGCTAGAAAAGTCATTATAAAATACCTCCTCGGATTTAATCCCATCTTATTTTTACAATGTCTTGCAAAAAAAGTTAAAGAAAAAGCTGAACAAAAAAAAGAACTTAATTCTCTTTATGCTCAACTCTAAAACTCCATCGCACAAATCTGTCTTCTGTTATTTTATAAATGTAATCATTTCCAAAGGTCTGATTTAATCATACCATATTAATACTTTTCTGTCAATTATCCCTATATTTTTCTGTTATGTTAACCTATTTTAAAGATTAATTTTTAATAAAATTATAATAAACAGCCTATTAAATTGAAAATTTGAAATTCTTCATATATCTTTACAATAGATTATATTTATATTCCTTACTTAATTTATTTAATCAATATAAAAGACCTAAATATGCATATCTAGGTCTTTTATCCATCCTAACTTTATTTAGCTAAAATGTTTCTACTAGCTACAACATTAATACCTGTTCCTAGTACATTCTCAATTATTATATCCCCCATTTTAACTGGAGCTTTTACTATAACTGAGTTTATAACCTTCATACATTCAAAATTTAAATTTTTAGGAATTGCTCCATTTGTCTTTACAGGCATAACTGGAAGTTCTCCACCTTCTACCTTTACTGTTGAAGTTACAACTCTTACAGGATTTGTTACTTCATTTAATCCATATATTTCTCCCCTTTTACAAGTATTTCCTTCTACTGTTTTCTTCTCTGTATCTACTTTTAAGTGACATCCCATTGGACAACTTATACAAATTAATTCTTTAATCATTTATTCTTCACCGTCCTACAATCTATATTTCTAATAATCTACAACTTTATTTTTTACTATTCTAAAGAAATTGTTAAATCTCCCTTAATTCCTTCTAATAGCTTTCTAGGTAAAATTATCTTTTCCATTTCTGATGGAGCAAGATGTGCTCTCTTAAATGAAGCTATTTCTTTATCTCCTTCTCTAACAACTAAAACCTTGTTGTGATAGATATTATTTACCCTCATAAATACTGTCATGTTACCATCTATTGCTTCAACTGTAACTTTTTGAGGAACAGTGTAATTTATATTTTGTCCATTAATTATTTTAATGGCTTCACCCTTTTTAAGTTCATCTTTAATATATTTAGCTGCTGATTTTCCAGCATGTTTTGATTCTTGAGTAACAAAATCAACTAAGTCATGAACATGAACAACATTACCACAAGCAAAGATTCCATCTATTGATGTTTCCATACTTTCTGAAACAATAAGTCCATTTGTTCTCATATCTTTTTCTATTCCAGCTTTACTTGATAACTCATTTTCTGGAATTAACCCTACTGAAAGAAGTAATGTATCTACTTCAAATTCCTTTTCAGTTCCTTTTATTGGTCTTCTCTTTTCATCTACTTGAGCTATTACTACTTTTTGTAATCTTTCTTTACCAACTATATCTATTACTGTATGTGAAAGATATAGTGGAATATCATAGTCTTGAAGACATTGAACTATATTTCTATTTAATCCATTGGAATATGGCATAAGTTCAACAACACCTTCAACTTTAGCTCCTTCAAGAGTCATTCTTCTTGCCATTATTAGTCCTATATCTCCTGATCCTAAAATAAGAACCTTCTTACCTGGCATATATCCTTCCATATTTATATATCTTTGAGCTGCTCCTGCTGTAAATACTCCTGATGGTCTATCTCCTGGAATATTTATAGCACCTCTAGTTCTTTCTCTACATCCCATTGAAAGAATAATAGCTTTTCCTTGTAAAACAACATATCCATCTTTAGGATTGATAGCATGTACATTTTTATCTTTATCTATATCTAATACCATTGTATTAAGCATAACCTTAACGTTAGTATCTTTAAGCATATCAATAAATCTTTGAGCGTATTCAGGGCCTGTCAACTCTTCCTTAAAAGTATGAAGTCCAAAACCATTATGAATACATTGATTTAATATACCACCTAGTTCATTATCTCTTTCTATAATTAAAATATTTTTTATTCCTTCATTATAAGCTTCATAAGCTGCTGCAAGTCCTGCAGGGCCTCCTCCAACTACTATTAAATCGTACATAGCTATCCCTCCTACTTTGTTTTTCCTACTAATATATATGAACCGTCTTTTTCAAGGTTTATATCTTCCATTCTAATTTTTAATTCTCTTGCTATAATTTCTTGTACCTTTGGTCCACAGAATCCACCTTGGCATCTTCCCATTCCTGGTCTACATCTTCTCTTAACACCATCTAATGTCATATTTTCTCCAAAGCATCTATTTATGGCTGAAACTATTTCACCTTCTGTTATACTTTCACATCTACAAACTATTTTTCCGTATCTTGGATCTTTTTTTATAACTTCAGCTTTTTCTTCTGCTGATAATTCCATAAATCTTATTTCTTTTCTTATTGGATTGAACTTTTCATTCTTTGTAAGACTTAAACCACAACCTTCTAATATTTCAACAACTCCTTCTGCAATAGCTGGTGCTGATGAAAGTCCTGGTGATTTAATTCCTGCAACATCTATAAAGTTTTTAACATCATCTGATTCTTGAATTATAAAATCTCCTGTACTTGGTGTTGCTCTAAGACCTGCAAAATTTCTAATGGATTCTCTAAAGTTTATCTTAGTAGTGGTCTTCACAGCTGTTTCTCTAATATAATCTAATCTCTCTCCTTCAGTTTTAGTATCTTCTTTGTCATCAATATCTTGAGCATCTGGTCCTACTAAAAGGTTACCATGAACTGTTGGTGTAACTAATATACCTTTACCAAGTTTTGATGGGCATTGGAATATTGTACTGTTTACTAATGAGCCTTGTGTTTTATCCATTACAAAGTATTCACCTTTTCTTGGAACTATATTGAAAGTTTCTTTACAAATTAAATTATGAATATCATCAGCATGAATTCCAGCAGCATTAATAACATATTTAGCTTCAATAGTTCTTCCATTCTTAGTATTTATCTTAAATATATCCTTTGATTTTTCTATTTTATTAACTTCTGCTCTTAACATTAACTCTCCACCATTTGAAACTGCATTTTCCATAAGAGCTATTGTATATTCAAAAGGTCCAACAATTCCTCCTGTTGGTGCATATAAAGCTCCTACTGCTTCCTCACTAAGATTAGGTTCTTTCTTTAAAAGTTCTTCTTTATTTAAAACCTTCAAGCCCTTAACACCAATTTTATTCCCATTTTCATAAAGTTCATGAATAGTTTTCATTTCCTCTTCTGAAAAAGCTACTACTAATGACCCATTTCTTTTAAATGGCACATCTAATT from Clostridium chauvoei encodes:
- a CDS encoding NAD(P)/FAD-dependent oxidoreductase, with translation MYDVAIIGAGVIGASIFRELTKYNLKVVVLEKENDVSMGTSKANSAIVHAGYDPKIGTLMAKYNVKGNEMFEGLCKELDVPFKRNGSLVVAFSEEEMKTIHELYENGNKIGVKGLKVLNKEELLKKEPNLSEEAVGALYAPTGGIVGPFEYTIALMENAVSNGGELMLRAEVNKIEKSKDIFKINTKNGRTIEAKYVINAAGIHADDIHNLICKETFNIVPRKGEYFVMDKTQGSLVNSTIFQCPSKLGKGILVTPTVHGNLLVGPDAQDIDDKEDTKTEGERLDYIRETAVKTTTKINFRESIRNFAGLRATPSTGDFIIQESDDVKNFIDVAGIKSPGLSSAPAIAEGVVEILEGCGLSLTKNEKFNPIRKEIRFMELSAEEKAEVIKKDPRYGKIVCRCESITEGEIVSAINRCFGENMTLDGVKRRCRPGMGRCQGGFCGPKVQEIIARELKIRMEDINLEKDGSYILVGKTK
- a CDS encoding GntR family transcriptional regulator; the encoded protein is MNIIISNSTGQPIYEQICLQIKSMIISGELKEGDALPSMRLLAKELRISVITTKRAYEELERDGFIVSITGKGSFVATKNIDLVKEEHLKNIENLMQDISESAITCGISLNELIEMLTLIYKGE
- a CDS encoding ABC-2 transporter permease, translated to MSGLILKDLLNLKKQSKVYIAFIIFYGFLAFTSKDTSFLNGVICIFCAMLPITALAYDERSNWDRYALSMPINRKDIIISKYLLGILCSFLGFIICFLFNIFSNSLSKETLALSLLFFGISIILISILLPILFKFGVEKGRLIMMIVLFSPTIIIVAISKLNLSKPSEETINTIIHFAPFIAPIIVLVVLILSIFISLNIYKNKDL
- a CDS encoding cation diffusion facilitator family transporter is translated as MISNFLVKTFVKDNENTKNQKVRNAYGTLGGIIGIIINSLLFLIKFSVGMLVGSIAVSADAFNNLSDAASSIITIIGFKMANKPADAEHPFGHGRIEYLSALIVAFMVMLVGVQFIRSSFERILNPQAINFELVPFILLLISIGFKIWLSSFNKFLGNKINSSALKAAATDALGDVFTSSTVAISFFIAKFTDFPIDGYIGILVALAILYAGFSLVRETLNPLLGEAPDAELVNSICEMVLSYENITGVHDLIVHNYGPGRVIASIHAEIPSDIDIMEIHNVIDKAERQISKELDLHLVIHMDPICVVTDEIQEAWDCVAKTLRKYPAIKSMHDFRVVGEGEIKNLIFDIVLSPSEKLSQTKLDIMVEEIKKSIREEHPQYNCVITVDYDFV
- a CDS encoding ABC transporter ATP-binding protein; translation: MTNILEIKNLSKNYTDFSLKNLNLNVPTGCITGFIGENGAGKSTTIKLILDIIHRDNGEIKILGTDNKSLSNNLKEEIGVVLDESCFPENLNLTDIDKIMKRTYKSWDKDVFEKYSSKFSLPKNKSIKDYSKGMKMKLSIAVALSHNPKLLILDEATSGLDPIVRDEILDVFLDFIQDENHSIFISSHIISDLEKICDYIAFIHKGQLIFNESKDELLDKYGLLKCSTKEFDSINKDFVIGYRKNTFGIEALVVKNKVPKGFIIDNPSIEDIMLYHVKETVK
- a CDS encoding MIP/aquaporin family protein, with product MMTFLAELIGTMILVYLGDAVVANVVLKKTKGCGSGWIVITTGWAFAVAIPALIFGATSGAHFNPALTIALAAIGKFAWSEVPMYVLAQMLGGFIGAILVFIQYYNHFEETDDKDGKLGVFCTGPAIRNGKFNFISEFIATALLVFGILGLGQVDMANGLNTIAVGLLIWALGLSSGGTTGYAMNPARDLAPRIAHAILPVPGKRDSDWKYAWIPVVAPIVGGLVGALAFTWVF
- a CDS encoding DUF1667 domain-containing protein produces the protein MIKELICISCPMGCHLKVDTEKKTVEGNTCKRGEIYGLNEVTNPVRVVTSTVKVEGGELPVMPVKTNGAIPKNLNFECMKVINSVIVKAPVKMGDIIIENVLGTGINVVASRNILAK
- a CDS encoding M18 family aminopeptidase, producing MERQLALDLIDFLYESPSAFHSVLTVKNVLDSNGFKEIKESDKWNLQKEGKYYVRKNDSAVIAFVVGNDDLANNGFRLIGAHTDAPGFRIKPNPEMTVEGKYLKLNTEVYGGPILYTWFDRPLGVAGKVIVKGENPLKPVTKLVNIAKPLLIIPSLAIHMNRTVNEGFDVNRQKDTLPLLGLINEKFEKDNYLIKILAEELKINVEDIMSFDLGLYEVEKGCLMGMNEELISTGRLDDMWMVYAGVKALVDSKVNAATKVMVCIDNEEIGNLTAQGASSILLINILERIALALGHDREDFHRTLSNSIMISADLAHAVHPNSGEKHDPTNRPVLEGGPVLKIAAAGSYSTDSFSGAVFEGVCKAANVPYQKFVNRSDVRGGTTIGPVTAAGLTIPVIDMGSPVLSMHSIRELASVKDNYYTVKAFTEFFNL
- a CDS encoding NAD(P)/FAD-dependent oxidoreductase; amino-acid sequence: MYDLIVVGGGPAGLAAAYEAYNEGIKNILIIERDNELGGILNQCIHNGFGLHTFKEELTGPEYAQRFIDMLKDTNVKVMLNTMVLDIDKDKNVHAINPKDGYVVLQGKAIILSMGCRERTRGAINIPGDRPSGVFTAGAAQRYINMEGYMPGKKVLILGSGDIGLIMARRMTLEGAKVEGVVELMPYSNGLNRNIVQCLQDYDIPLYLSHTVIDIVGKERLQKVVIAQVDEKRRPIKGTEKEFEVDTLLLSVGLIPENELSSKAGIEKDMRTNGLIVSESMETSIDGIFACGNVVHVHDLVDFVTQESKHAGKSAAKYIKDELKKGEAIKIINGQNINYTVPQKVTVEAIDGNMTVFMRVNNIYHNKVLVVREGDKEIASFKRAHLAPSEMEKIILPRKLLEGIKGDLTISLE